In a single window of the Tautonia rosea genome:
- a CDS encoding (Fe-S)-binding protein, whose translation MALFLGCVADAMYPQTTAATARVLQRNGCEVVIPRGQACCGAIHYHSGIEEPAFELARANLRAFDLDSIDAIIVNAAGCGAMLKDYGHLLPETDQALATRFAAKVKDVSEFLVQLGPIAPKHSGPYRKVTYHDACHLVHAQRVRSQPRQLLELIPGLELIPLEETEICCGAAGTYNLTEPEMSERLGRRKMEHILATGAEAVVTGNVGCILQIARKAKEYGTTITVEHPIDLLDRAYEGP comes from the coding sequence GTGGCCCTGTTCCTCGGTTGTGTGGCGGATGCAATGTATCCTCAGACAACCGCCGCGACGGCCAGAGTTCTTCAACGCAATGGCTGCGAGGTTGTCATTCCTCGAGGACAGGCCTGCTGCGGGGCAATTCATTATCACTCGGGGATCGAGGAACCGGCGTTCGAGCTCGCAAGGGCAAACCTTCGGGCCTTCGACCTCGATTCGATCGATGCAATTATCGTGAATGCGGCTGGTTGTGGGGCAATGTTGAAAGATTATGGTCATTTGCTGCCGGAAACCGACCAAGCTTTGGCAACACGATTTGCCGCGAAGGTGAAAGATGTTTCGGAATTTCTCGTTCAGCTCGGACCAATTGCACCAAAGCACTCTGGGCCCTATCGCAAGGTCACTTACCACGACGCCTGCCATCTAGTTCACGCCCAACGCGTGAGAAGTCAGCCAAGACAACTCCTGGAACTGATTCCGGGTCTGGAATTAATTCCTCTGGAAGAAACAGAGATTTGTTGCGGTGCCGCCGGTACGTATAACCTGACTGAACCTGAGATGTCGGAACGCCTTGGTCGTCGCAAGATGGAACACATTCTCGCAACGGGTGCGGAAGCGGTTGTTACCGGGAACGTGGGCTGTATTCTTCAAATTGCTCGTAAGGCCAAGGAATATGGCACCACGATCACGGTCGAGCATCCGATTGATCTCCTCGACCGCGCCTATGAGGGGCCTTGA
- a CDS encoding purine-nucleoside phosphorylase, translated as MVHDRASETARTILARVPGPIDVGLVLGSGLGSLANRLQSPVVLPYRDLPHLPAPTVEGHSGKLVIGEYGGLKTACFQGRFHTYEGHDLDTVTFPIRVLQRLSVPRVILTAATGGIRGDLGPGSLVCLSDHLNLLGTSPLKGPNDDRLGPRFLDLTEVYSSRLRTLASEEANRLGLSIASGVYACMPGPHYETPAEIRMLRILGADLVGMSTVPEAIVARHGGMDVLGLAIVANWAAGISPNPLTHAEVLESSLAVSGHLADLIEAILARLAREDAQDAVGQRSLDITT; from the coding sequence ATGGTTCACGACCGCGCTTCCGAAACTGCCAGGACGATCCTTGCTCGCGTTCCGGGGCCAATCGATGTTGGACTTGTGCTTGGCTCTGGTCTCGGGAGCCTGGCAAATCGACTCCAATCACCTGTTGTCCTACCGTATCGTGATCTTCCTCACCTACCGGCTCCCACGGTAGAAGGTCACTCTGGGAAATTAGTGATCGGTGAGTACGGCGGTCTCAAGACTGCATGTTTTCAGGGACGATTTCACACCTATGAAGGGCACGACCTGGATACAGTGACCTTTCCGATCCGAGTTCTTCAACGCCTCTCCGTTCCCCGGGTCATCCTTACCGCAGCAACTGGAGGAATTCGAGGCGACCTTGGTCCGGGTTCCCTCGTCTGTCTTTCAGACCATCTGAACTTGCTGGGCACGAGTCCACTGAAGGGCCCCAATGATGATCGTCTTGGTCCGCGATTTCTCGACTTGACCGAGGTCTACTCTAGTCGCCTTCGGACACTTGCCAGCGAAGAGGCGAATCGGCTGGGATTATCAATTGCCTCCGGCGTTTATGCCTGTATGCCCGGACCGCATTACGAAACTCCGGCCGAGATCCGAATGCTCCGCATCCTAGGCGCTGATCTTGTTGGGATGTCAACTGTTCCCGAGGCAATTGTGGCCCGTCACGGTGGCATGGACGTTCTTGGCTTGGCGATTGTGGCCAACTGGGCAGCCGGAATCAGTCCGAACCCGCTCACCCATGCGGAAGTCCTCGAATCCAGCCTTGCAGTGAGCGGACACCTGGCCGATCTCATCGAAGCGATCCTGGCCCGACTTGCGAGGGAAGACGCTCAGGACGCTGTCGGCCAAAGATCTCTTGACATTACGACATGA
- a CDS encoding NupC/NupG family nucleoside CNT transporter, protein MGTVSRQFPWSRLQGALGIVLIVGLAVLISENRKAISLRTVVPGLAIQVGLGLLLILVPAGQRLMETASGLVVLVLNCAIVGAEFVFGSNLVDPAGPAGFVFAFRVLPTVIFVAALFAVLYQIGIMQLIVRAFAWSMAKLLGSSGAESLNVAASLFLGQTEAPLTIRPFLARLTRSELMVIMVSGMALVSGGVLAAYIEAGAAPGVLLTAILMNAPASIVLAKILVPETTVPLTLGSVSSDATPRDANIIDAAARGTREGLHLALNIAAVLITFLALIAMLDTGLGAFGSLVSDWSNGRLPLEGLSLQMILGTLLAPVAWIMGVSWSDCAGVGGLLGSRLVLNELVAYGQLGSMASQFQPRSVTLATFALCGFANLSSIGIQVGGIGALVPERRTDLARLGFRALLAATLANVLTASIAGTLIS, encoded by the coding sequence ATGGGCACCGTAAGCCGCCAATTCCCATGGAGCCGGCTTCAGGGGGCCCTCGGCATCGTTCTGATTGTAGGACTTGCGGTTTTAATCTCTGAGAACCGAAAGGCGATCTCACTCCGAACGGTTGTTCCCGGCCTGGCGATTCAGGTGGGCCTTGGGTTACTGTTGATCTTAGTTCCTGCAGGACAGCGCTTGATGGAAACGGCCTCGGGGCTTGTAGTTCTCGTGCTCAACTGTGCAATCGTAGGTGCAGAGTTTGTTTTCGGATCGAATTTGGTGGACCCAGCAGGTCCGGCAGGATTCGTTTTCGCATTCCGAGTGCTTCCAACAGTCATCTTCGTCGCCGCGCTGTTCGCGGTTCTGTATCAGATTGGGATCATGCAGCTGATTGTTCGGGCGTTTGCTTGGAGCATGGCCAAACTGCTAGGCTCAAGCGGCGCTGAGTCGCTCAACGTGGCGGCTTCTCTGTTCCTCGGTCAGACCGAAGCTCCACTGACGATCCGACCATTTCTTGCCCGACTCACACGCTCCGAGTTGATGGTCATCATGGTTTCCGGAATGGCTCTTGTTTCAGGAGGTGTTCTCGCAGCCTATATCGAGGCCGGGGCAGCCCCGGGAGTTCTTCTCACTGCTATTCTCATGAATGCACCTGCGTCGATTGTCCTGGCCAAGATCCTCGTTCCCGAAACGACCGTTCCCCTGACACTTGGAAGCGTAAGCTCCGATGCGACACCCCGCGATGCCAATATCATTGATGCTGCCGCGCGAGGTACTCGGGAAGGATTACACCTGGCTCTGAATATCGCTGCCGTCCTCATTACCTTTCTCGCATTGATCGCAATGCTCGACACTGGACTCGGTGCATTCGGGAGTCTCGTTTCGGACTGGTCAAACGGCCGCCTTCCTCTTGAAGGATTGTCATTGCAGATGATCCTCGGGACGTTGCTTGCCCCGGTGGCATGGATCATGGGGGTCTCCTGGAGTGATTGTGCTGGTGTTGGAGGACTCCTCGGCTCCCGCCTTGTCCTCAACGAATTGGTCGCATACGGGCAGCTAGGGTCGATGGCGTCTCAGTTCCAGCCACGATCAGTGACACTTGCGACGTTTGCGCTGTGTGGATTCGCGAACCTAAGCTCGATTGGGATTCAGGTCGGCGGGATCGGAGCCTTGGTGCCGGAACGCCGCACCGACCTTGCTCGACTGGGGTTTCGTGCCCTGCTTGCTGCGACCCTTGCGAATGTGTTAACTGCAAGTATTGCAGGGACCTTGATTTCGTGA
- a CDS encoding DUF4914 family protein — protein sequence MAVQSGPFDVFKVPEELKAILTACPGWQIARNVDELADLAVKDAVGGWHEVAYDVPGRGPVVEAKVCRVTNGVAANYLEPYMRRRDPDCMVIGDDEPTNKPRYAERFGQEFERTRLETFDWLKTQQLALFPFVSGVPDQGIDAVAVVPANAGFFGFGLALLQGILDASELSPEFNPKAVVYVAPPFRHSHFDGKQIVVHNRLANLHELFSYNLYPGPSAKKGIYGVLLAIGEREQWVTTHCSTVRVVTPYGSRLTIMHEGASGGGKSEMLEEIHRERDGRLLLGKRLMDGDERHLILPRGCELQPVTDDMALCHPSLQNDDGRLTLVDAESAWFIRVNHIDHYGVDPHLEEITIHAENPLLFLNIQAVPDGTALIWQHIEDEPGKSCPNPRVVVPRQSIPGIIHGPVRVDVRSFGVRTPPCTREKPSFGIFGLFHLLPPALSWLWRLVAPRGYANPSIVQTEGMSSEGVGSYWPFATGRKVDQANLLLKQFQEGHRMRHILIPNQHIGAWRVGFMGQWIARDYLARRGPDPFHPAMVQPARCPLLGYALNSLVIEGQDIPPIFLQVDRQSEVGEQGYDAGALLLTEFFHKELQSYQRSEFDPLGREIIDCMLDGGSVTDYEALIPGLPIILNEDF from the coding sequence ATGGCGGTGCAGTCTGGGCCGTTCGATGTCTTCAAGGTTCCTGAAGAACTCAAAGCAATCCTGACCGCATGTCCCGGCTGGCAGATCGCTCGGAATGTCGATGAACTGGCCGATCTGGCCGTTAAAGACGCGGTTGGAGGCTGGCATGAGGTTGCCTATGACGTTCCAGGCCGAGGACCGGTTGTCGAGGCGAAGGTCTGTCGCGTCACAAACGGCGTCGCGGCAAATTACCTCGAACCGTACATGAGACGACGAGACCCAGATTGCATGGTGATCGGAGACGACGAACCGACCAATAAGCCACGCTACGCCGAACGGTTTGGTCAGGAATTCGAACGGACCCGACTTGAGACATTTGACTGGCTCAAGACACAGCAACTGGCCCTGTTTCCTTTTGTCTCAGGTGTTCCGGATCAAGGAATCGATGCAGTCGCCGTAGTCCCCGCCAACGCCGGATTTTTCGGGTTTGGACTGGCGCTCTTGCAAGGAATCCTCGATGCTTCGGAACTCTCACCAGAGTTCAACCCCAAAGCGGTTGTTTATGTCGCACCGCCGTTCCGTCATTCTCACTTCGATGGCAAGCAGATCGTTGTCCATAACCGCTTGGCCAATCTGCACGAGTTGTTCAGCTATAATCTCTATCCAGGACCGAGTGCGAAAAAAGGCATCTACGGAGTATTGCTTGCGATCGGGGAACGAGAACAATGGGTGACAACCCATTGCTCCACCGTGCGGGTCGTTACTCCGTATGGAAGTCGCTTAACCATCATGCACGAAGGAGCAAGTGGTGGTGGCAAGAGCGAAATGCTTGAGGAAATCCACCGAGAGCGAGATGGGCGTCTCCTGCTTGGAAAACGACTCATGGACGGGGATGAGCGTCATTTGATCCTGCCTCGTGGATGTGAGCTTCAGCCGGTCACCGACGATATGGCCCTTTGCCATCCCAGCCTTCAGAATGACGATGGGCGATTGACGCTCGTCGATGCCGAATCTGCATGGTTCATTCGTGTCAACCACATTGACCACTATGGAGTTGATCCTCATCTTGAGGAAATCACCATTCATGCGGAGAATCCACTTCTGTTTCTGAACATTCAAGCAGTTCCTGATGGAACAGCTTTGATTTGGCAACACATCGAAGATGAGCCAGGAAAATCATGTCCGAATCCTCGCGTGGTGGTTCCCAGGCAATCAATCCCCGGAATCATCCATGGCCCAGTGAGAGTCGATGTTCGATCCTTCGGTGTCCGGACTCCGCCTTGTACTCGGGAGAAGCCGAGTTTCGGAATCTTTGGGCTGTTTCATCTCCTTCCTCCGGCGCTTTCCTGGCTGTGGCGCCTTGTCGCCCCTCGAGGTTACGCCAATCCGAGTATCGTGCAAACCGAGGGAATGAGTTCTGAAGGGGTCGGATCTTATTGGCCTTTCGCAACCGGCCGGAAAGTTGATCAGGCAAACCTACTTCTGAAGCAGTTTCAAGAAGGCCACCGAATGCGACACATCCTCATCCCGAACCAGCACATCGGTGCTTGGCGGGTCGGGTTCATGGGACAGTGGATCGCTCGAGACTACCTTGCCCGCAGAGGACCCGATCCTTTCCATCCTGCAATGGTGCAGCCTGCCCGATGTCCCTTACTGGGTTACGCACTGAATTCCTTGGTGATCGAAGGGCAAGATATCCCCCCCATTTTCCTTCAAGTCGATCGGCAAAGTGAGGTGGGAGAGCAAGGGTATGATGCCGGTGCCTTGCTCCTAACTGAATTTTTCCACAAAGAGCTACAGAGTTATCAACGGTCGGAGTTTGACCCACTTGGACGGGAGATTATCGACTGCATGCTCGATGGTGGCTCGGTTACTGATTATGAAGCCCTCATCCCTGGACTTCCCATCATTCTGAACGAGGATTTTTGA
- a CDS encoding thymidine phosphorylase, whose product MTPRAVDLIRRKRDGGILEPSEIQWLIHGLGSGEVPDYQWTALLMAILWQGMNPEETEALTACMMNSGTIVDLSKIPGRKIDKHSTGGVGDKTSLVLAPIVAACGVPVPMVSGRGLGHTGGTLDKLESIPGFRIDLDIEGYQRVLEECGLVLIGQTRAIAPADKRLYALRDATATVESIPLITASILSKKLAEGIDGLVLDVKTGDGAFMQRLEDAQALAESMCRIGRGLGKDMVALITRMDQPLGKAVGNAVEVAECVRCLRGEGPTDLRDLSIALASEMLVLGRAARTLEEAKAMCFRVIHDGSALERFRRVVEAQGGDPKVIDDLTLLPLPKVLREIPSPRKGFVTNVLARPIGHAAMLLGAGRARAEDQIDHGVGIILNKKCGDRVHQGESLCTILSNGDDPALQEVTKLVSGAFEVGESPVEVPDLIVDRLEHSFQLFG is encoded by the coding sequence CCATCCGAGATTCAATGGCTGATTCACGGACTAGGCTCCGGGGAAGTTCCGGACTACCAGTGGACCGCGCTGCTCATGGCGATCCTCTGGCAGGGCATGAACCCTGAGGAAACCGAGGCCCTGACTGCCTGCATGATGAATTCGGGGACCATCGTTGACCTTTCGAAGATCCCTGGTCGCAAGATCGATAAGCACAGTACCGGGGGAGTGGGAGACAAAACCTCGCTTGTCCTAGCACCGATCGTCGCGGCCTGTGGAGTTCCCGTACCGATGGTTTCGGGCCGCGGACTTGGTCACACAGGGGGAACCCTCGACAAGTTGGAATCGATCCCCGGGTTCCGGATTGACCTGGACATCGAAGGCTATCAACGTGTCCTCGAAGAGTGTGGTCTCGTACTCATCGGTCAGACAAGAGCGATTGCACCAGCCGACAAGCGACTCTATGCCTTACGTGACGCAACAGCGACCGTTGAATCCATTCCTCTGATCACTGCGTCGATCCTTTCTAAGAAGCTGGCTGAAGGTATTGACGGGCTTGTACTTGACGTCAAGACAGGTGACGGTGCGTTCATGCAACGACTTGAGGATGCTCAAGCACTCGCCGAGTCGATGTGCCGAATTGGTCGAGGACTTGGCAAAGACATGGTTGCATTGATCACTCGCATGGATCAACCACTTGGCAAAGCTGTTGGCAACGCAGTTGAGGTCGCCGAATGTGTGCGATGCTTACGGGGCGAAGGCCCGACAGATCTTCGAGACCTCTCGATCGCATTGGCGTCCGAAATGCTCGTGCTCGGAAGGGCGGCTCGGACCCTCGAAGAAGCGAAGGCCATGTGCTTCCGGGTCATCCACGATGGTTCAGCCCTTGAGCGTTTCCGTCGCGTTGTCGAGGCCCAAGGCGGCGATCCGAAAGTCATCGATGACCTGACGCTCTTGCCTTTGCCGAAGGTCCTCCGTGAGATTCCTTCGCCTCGTAAGGGATTCGTGACGAATGTCCTTGCCAGGCCGATCGGACATGCCGCCATGCTGCTCGGGGCCGGGCGGGCGAGGGCCGAAGATCAGATCGATCATGGAGTCGGGATTATCCTCAACAAGAAGTGCGGCGATCGAGTTCACCAGGGTGAATCGCTTTGCACCATCCTTTCCAATGGCGACGATCCCGCCCTGCAAGAGGTGACCAAGCTGGTTTCAGGGGCCTTCGAGGTTGGCGAATCGCCTGTTGAGGTACCCGACCTCATCGTTGATCGCCTTGAACACTCGTTTCAGCTCTTCGGTTGA